From one Heterodontus francisci isolate sHetFra1 chromosome 17, sHetFra1.hap1, whole genome shotgun sequence genomic stretch:
- the LOC137378923 gene encoding procathepsin L-like, translating into MMISLFVLSVVTCTLAAASSFTFDPVLDEDWMNWTSLHGKQYGKNEKDWRRMTWEKNLKKIKSHNLEHSMGKHTYRLEMNHFGDMTNEEFNQLMNGFVQKKPQSTSPNGPTLQQDDFVDIPQTVDWRGQGYVTEVKNQGHCGSCWAFSATGSLEGQIFRKTGQLISLSEQNLVDCSRYYGNKGCHGGRVEQAFKYIQRNGGIDIETSYPYIGMDGQPCRYKPQYCAANCTGYKSIPQGSESALAMAVASVGPISVAVDAAHSSFQFYCSGIYHEHSCRSYKVNHAVLAVGYGTYGEGEAAQNYWIIKNSWGKYWGTNGYMHLAKDMNNQCGIATDAVYPLV; encoded by the exons ATGATGATCTCTCTGTTTGTGTTGTCTGTGGTGACCTGCACTCTGGCTGCAGCCTCTTCATTCACCTTTGACCCTGTATTGGATGAAGATTGGATGAACTGGACATCACTTCATGGAAAACAGTATGGAAAG AATGAAAAAGATTGGAGGAGAATGACTTGGGAAAAGAACCTCAAAAAAATTAAATCTCATAACCTGGAGCATTCAATGGGTAAACACACTTATCGCTTGGAGATGAATCATTTTGGTGATATG ACCAATGAGGAGTTCAACCAGCTCATGAATGGATTTGTTCAAAAAAAACCACAGAGCACCTCTCCCAATGGACCAACACTCCAACAGGATGATTTTGTAGATATTCCTCAGACTGTAGATTGGCGTGGACAAGGATATGTCACTGAAGTGAAGAATCAG GGTCACTGTGGCTCATGCTGGGCATTTAGTGCGACTGGGTCACTAGAGGGGCAGATCTTCAGGAAGACAGGTCAACTGATCTCACTGAGTGAACAGAATCTCGTTGACTGTTCCCGATACTATGGCAACAAAGGATGCCACGGTGGACGAGTAGAACAAGCCTTTAAGTACATACAGCGCAATGGTGGAATAGACATCGAGACTTCCTACCCCTACATTGGAATG GATGGACAGCCTTGTAGGTACAAACCCCAGTACTGTGCTGCCAATTGCACTGGGTACAAAAGCATTCCTCAAGGTAGTGAGTCAGCATTAGCGATGGCAGTAGCCTCAGTTGGGCCGATATCGGTTGCAGTTGATGccgctcattcatccttccaattctATTGCTCAG GGATTTATCATGAACACAGCTGCAGAAGTTACAAAGTGAATCATGCAGTGCTGGCGGTGGGATATGGAACTTATGGTGAAGGAGAAGCTGCGCAGAATTACTGGATTATTAAAAACAG CTGGGGAAAGTACTGGGGCACGAACGGCTACATGCATCTTGCCAAGGACATGAACAATCAATGTGGCATTGCCACTGACGCAGTTTATCCACTGGTGTAA